A single Novosphingobium sp. SL115 DNA region contains:
- a CDS encoding DUF1330 domain-containing protein produces MAAWLVVTATLKDRDAFMACGYSQKAAQILEQHGGRYVIRAPGATVLEGEGAEGASVVVSEWPSREAALGFYNSPEYTEAKALRAGLADINVTLVGA; encoded by the coding sequence ATGGCCGCATGGCTCGTCGTGACCGCAACGCTCAAGGACCGCGACGCCTTCATGGCCTGCGGCTATTCGCAAAAGGCCGCGCAGATCCTTGAACAGCACGGCGGGCGCTATGTCATCCGCGCGCCCGGTGCCACGGTGCTCGAAGGCGAAGGGGCTGAAGGCGCATCGGTGGTCGTCTCCGAATGGCCCAGCCGAGAAGCCGCTCTGGGCTTCTACAACTCGCCTGAATATACCGAAGCCAAGGCCCTGCGCGCTGGGTTGGCAGACATCAACGTAACTCTGGTCGGCGCATGA